GACCACGCCGCAATTTCCTCCTGAAGAAGACGTAACTCTCCCACACGACGCCCCGCTAGACACTGCCGGGTCAAACAGCTCAACTCGCACTCCGCCACGTTCAGCCAACTGCCGTGTTTCGGCGTGTAAACAAACTCAATGCGACGAACGTACTGACGAGCCCGCTCCGCTGGGAACACCTCGTAAAACGCCCCTTTCGTGTGCGTGTTCAGGTTGTCGCAGATCAGCGTGATCCGCTCACAGTCCGCGTAACGCCCGTCCAAAAGCGCCGCCACCTCCGTGGCCCAGTCACTCTTCGTCCGACGTTCCCGCGCCGTTGCCTGACGCCAACCGACCAAGGGCTCGCAAAACAGGAAGATCGCCGCCGTCCCCGCTCGTTCATACTCGTAATCCACTCGCTGGGCATGCCCTCTCGTCGCCGGAATCGGACGCCGCACTTCCTTCACCAACTGCACCGGCTGCTCATCCATGCAAACGACCGGATGCAACGGATCATATGGCCGACAATACACCTCCAGCACCTCTTCCATCTGAGCGGCAAACTCCGCATCCGCCTCCGGCGGTATCACCCAGTACTGAATCTTCCGCGCCGTGATCTCGTTTTTTTTAGCGCCCGGCGTACTGTCTCGTGGCTGATCGATTCCACCACTTTCAGTTCCACCAACCGACGGGCCAGGAGGCGAAGCGTCCACTGACCGTAACCCGCAGGCGGCGGCCCCAAACGGGTGGCAATGATTTTCGCTTCCACCTCCCCATCCAGAATCTTGTTCGCTGGTGGCCCCGACCGGCTCTTCCCTTCCAGCGTCTCCTCAAAACCCCGTTCCACAAAACGCTGACGAATCTTCTCCACCGTCTGTCGCCGACACCCGAACGCTTCGGCAATCTGTTGGTCCGTCCAGGCCGGACCGTCCGCGTCCGCCTTCAGCAGAATCTGAGCGCGACGGACCTTCTGGCTGGTCCCCTTCAGCTTGCGAATGACCTCCTGGCATTTCTGACGTTCTTCCTCGGTCAGCCGGACAATATACTTCTTTCGCATGGCAACCCTCCTTGGCAAAAGGGAACGGAAACGACCACCCATCCTATCCCATCCCACCCACCCAAGACAATCCCAAAATTTTCCTGTGACGGAGCACTAGGAGGTGACCTATGCGAAGGTTGGTCAAGCTGAAGGCGTTTACGCTCGTCGAATTGCTCGTAGTGATTGCCATTATTGGCATTCTCATCGCGCTGCTATTACCAGCGGTGCAGGCGGCCCGGGAGGCAGCGAGGCGTTCCCAGTGCACCAACAATTTGAAGCAACTGTCTCTGGCGGCGCACAATTACGCAGACGTCCACAAGATGCTACCCCCGGGGGAAATTGGCACGGGTATCATGTGGGGCGGTGACCCGGTGAATACCAATACGGAGCGTTTGTCCACGTGGGTCTTGCTCCTGCCCTTTTATGAACAGCAGGCGCTTTACCAGCAAATCAGCGGGCCGCTAAACGTGGGAGGCACTGTGTTACCGGCATGGGGTCGTGATCCATCCACCAACACGCCAGGGGATCCAGCTAATAGCCGGTTTTATCCACCCTGGACCACGCAGATTGACGTCCTTTTGTGCCCGTCCGACGGTAAGGTGAGGCAAAAAGGAGTCAACGATCAAGGCCGTACAAACTACCGCACATCGGTGGGTGATTCCATTTATCGTGGATGGGCGCGGGATGGTAACTCTCAAACGTGTCGTGGGCTGTTCGGTCTTCGTCAGGGCGTTCCTTTCGCGGCGATCACCGACGGCACCAGCAACACGGTCATGTTCTCCGAACGGTTGTTCGGCGGTAACGCAAATTTGATCAAAGAGGGGATGGCCACCAATGTGACCAGCCTGAATCCCAACGCCGCCGTTGCCCCCGCGGAATGCCTGCAAACCAGGAATCCTGCCCGTCCCAACGAGTACCTGACGGGGACCTATGGCACGGCCAACTGGTCAGGACGACGCTGGGCAAGCGGCATTCCCCAGTATACACGGTTTAACACCGTGCTGCCGCCCAACAATCCCTCTTGCAACGACAGCACTTGGGATGAGCGGAACGCTGTCATCACGGCGACCAGCAATCACCCAGGAGGTGTGAACGTGGCGATGGCGGATGCTTCCGTTCGCTTCATCTCGGAAACTATCAACGCCGGTGACCCCACGTTGATCGAGGTCCAATCAGGACCCAGCCCCTACGGGGTATGGGGAGCTTTGGGGAGCAAGGACGGCGGCGAATCGGTCCAAGCCCCGTGATCTGACCGTCTCGGCTGCTGAAATCAAAGTTTCTTATACGTGAAGACAGCGCTGA
This is a stretch of genomic DNA from Thermogutta terrifontis. It encodes these proteins:
- a CDS encoding DUF1559 domain-containing protein, which translates into the protein MRRLVKLKAFTLVELLVVIAIIGILIALLLPAVQAAREAARRSQCTNNLKQLSLAAHNYADVHKMLPPGEIGTGIMWGGDPVNTNTERLSTWVLLLPFYEQQALYQQISGPLNVGGTVLPAWGRDPSTNTPGDPANSRFYPPWTTQIDVLLCPSDGKVRQKGVNDQGRTNYRTSVGDSIYRGWARDGNSQTCRGLFGLRQGVPFAAITDGTSNTVMFSERLFGGNANLIKEGMATNVTSLNPNAAVAPAECLQTRNPARPNEYLTGTYGTANWSGRRWASGIPQYTRFNTVLPPNNPSCNDSTWDERNAVITATSNHPGGVNVAMADASVRFISETINAGDPTLIEVQSGPSPYGVWGALGSKDGGESVQAP
- a CDS encoding helix-turn-helix domain-containing protein codes for the protein MRKKYIVRLTEEERQKCQEVIRKLKGTSQKVRRAQILLKADADGPAWTDQQIAEAFGCRRQTVEKIRQRFVERGFEETLEGKSRSGPPANKILDGEVEAKIIATRLGPPPAGYGQWTLRLLARRLVELKVVESISHETVRRALKKTRSRRGRFSTG
- a CDS encoding IS630 family transposase yields the protein MIPPEADAEFAAQMEEVLEVYCRPYDPLHPVVCMDEQPVQLVKEVRRPIPATRGHAQRVDYEYERAGTAAIFLFCEPLVGWRQATARERRTKSDWATEVAALLDGRYADCERITLICDNLNTHTKGAFYEVFPAERARQYVRRIEFVYTPKHGSWLNVAECELSCLTRQCLAGRRVGELRLLQEEIAAWSGDLNARQRGVDWQMTAEDARCKLKSVYPKIIL